The Chelonia mydas isolate rCheMyd1 chromosome 1, rCheMyd1.pri.v2, whole genome shotgun sequence nucleotide sequence ctGCAATAGGCAGCTATGAATGACCTGCTCCTAGGGAAAGTTTTCCCCTGACACCCACTAGTTAGACATCTTTTGCAGTGTGAATCAAGAAAGTGTATAGCCCTTCCAAGACTCTTCTTTAAAAAATCCTCACAACTGTAATTGGATTTTCTAGGTTACCCATATAAACATCCCCTCCctctttgaatcctgctaagctcttggccccTTTGATATCTTGTGGCTGGGAGTTCCGCAGCGTATTTGAGCACTGTGTGATTTTACAATTGTGACCTTCCCACAGACACCCTTTCTGGCCCACAACTTCTGAGCGGGGCCCATTGTACCATGACAGGTGTATAAACACATGGCAAGTGCATGGTAAAAATAGCCATTGCATTTATCTGTCCTGCACTGAAGCTATTTATAAATGTGTTTCTTTACCTCATTATATGTACATTCCTTATTTGCTCCACTCCTGACAGTTCAAATTATGCCACTGCCTGTTTGCAGTACATGGGATAAATTCTTAGGTCCAGGTTCTTAATTCAATAAAATTGACTTCAATcgcattactccagatttacatgtgTAATTTTGATCAGAACTGGGCTCTATTAACTTTCCCTTAACTAAGGTTCCCATTAATACACTCTGACCCCCAAGAATCCCTCCACGGGAAGCTGGAGTGCGTGGCCTGGCCAATGTTGCCTGACTCCAGAGAGTTTGATCATCCTACAAGCTTCCCTTCATCCGCACGGGACCGGCATCCTCTCTCCATCCAAATGTCTGTAGATATTTTTTGGTAAGTTACAAGTTAACACAGACAGTTACTTCAGCggggcagaggaggggatggTGTCCCAAATGGGTGAATATGCAAACACTAGGTTTACACTAATATCCAGTTCAGTGTGTATATACTTGAGCCATGGTCTGTAAGAGAAAATGGCATAAATTGCATACAACCACTATTACACTCCCCTTTCAGCTCTCGTCTTTGCCTAAACACAGACCAGCAGTTCTCTTCTCTCAGGCCTTTTTGAAAAGTCTTGTACAAGTCTTGCAGAGTGATTGAATGCACGACCCTGAATATAAGTGTTAGAAACAACTTCTGCTCAGTTACCAGTGGACAGGATCATACAACTGATAACTGAACAAAGAATCAAGAGCACAAACCCATTCCACACAGTATTTGCAATACTTTTGACATACTTTCTAAGGAAAAAAACATTATGCAGTAAAGTTTCCACTGCTCCTTCCTGCAGAGATTCCAACAACTCTGCTGCTGGCTTTCGATATTCATTCATACCATGAAAGTTTGgtttgtaatatttgtattacaatgaAAACTTTTGGCATAACAGTTACACATCTGTACTTTTGCACACATGTCAACCCGTTCTTTCCCCTCTGATCTTCTTTCAGAGGTGATTTCTCAGGTTAGAGTGGGAATTAAAAGGTAGTGTCTGTCATCTGGATTTCTTCAGAACCTGAAAAGATCGCAGCATCTCACCCCTCAATCAGTCACTTGTCAGCAAACAAAAGTCTAGTAGCTCCCCTGTCCCTGGGTTAATAGCTGACTGGGTCTCCACAGGTTCTCTTCTGTCAGTCTGTAGCCTGTATCCGGAGTGGCTGCAGGCATTGTGGTCAGCATAGAAAATATTCATTCCCGGAACTCTCACTCTCTAGTAGATAGGGACCACAGCACCTGTTATTCAGCCACGATGACGGTTTGCAGGAACTGAATTTCAAAGtcaaatgctctctctctctctctctgacagtcTAGCTACGGTATTTATAAAATACTTAGCCCCCGATAATGGCATTGGGTCAGACATGGAGTGGAGCTGCCATAATGAATGTGGATGTTAAACCCAGTTCTTGGGATGTTTGCTGTATAGCGACATTGGGTTAACTATGGGGACATTTATGCTATGGCTATAGCCTgtgaaaccagtctggctcatctTAGTTTAACAGCCGgctggtggggaaaaaagcaggaaGGGAAGCAAGAGCTGAAGAAAAGCCATCGTTCAGTCAGCACTTCAGGCAAGCTCAGAGACAACTCTGGAGCTACAAGCTGGGAAGAGCCTTTTTGTGGGCTCCAGCCACGTTACACAGCTTGTTTtgccagcactgggagtctgccCAGAGGTGGGGCAGCTGTTACTGAGAAGCTCTTCAGACTGACAGGCACAGACCGCGCTGGGGAAGTCTGAAGACCCTCGGCCTGCCTGGGTCCCCGTCAGAGTGAGAGGGCTTGAGGTCAGAGACACCTATAGACTGTTTTTTGAAATCCCTCTTATTCACAGAATCTCAGAATCATAggtctggaaggaacctcgagagctCATCAAGTCCAGTGCCCtcaactcatggcaggaccagcaacatctagaccatccctgacaggtgtttgtccaacctgctcttaaaaacctccagtgatggagattccacaatctccctaggcaatttattcaagtgcctaaccaccctgacagtgaggaagtttttcctaatgtccaacctaaaccttccttgctgcaatttaagccccttgcttcttgtcctagcatcacaggttaaggagaataatttttctccctcctccttgtaacatccttttaggtacttgaaaacttttatcatgtcccatcTCTgtgttctcttttccagactaaacaaatccaatgctttccatcttccctcataggtctttttttctagaactttaatcatttttgttgctcttctctggactttttccaattttgtccaaatctttcctggaatgtggcgcccagaacaggacacaatactccagctgagcgtggaatagagcagaagaattacttctcgtgtcttgcttacaacattcctgctaatacatcccagaatgaggtttgctttttttgcaacagtgttacactgttgactcatatttagtttgtggtccactatgacccctagatccctttccacagtactccttcccaggcagtcatttcccattttatatgtgtgcaactgattgttccttcctaagtggagtactttgcatttgtccttattgaatttcatcctatttacttcagatcatttctgcagtttgtctgAATCATTTtcaattataatcctatcctccaaagcacttgcaacccctcccatcttggtataatctgcaaactttataagtgtattctctatgccatcaactaaatcatcgatgaagatattgaacagaacagaacctagaactgatccctgtggaaccctgctcattatgcccttccatcttgatgtgaaccattgataactactctctgggaatggttatCCAGTCAGTtatgcacccccccccacccttatagcagctccatctaggatgtatttccctagtttgtaaATGATTATTCTCCCATGTTACGCTTTATTCCGACTGTTCAGATTAAACAGAATTTTAGCTCAAGAAGGCTGGCTGGTCATTCATCTCACCGCTAGTCACggactcccaaagggaagaaccacaggaGCTGAGCCCACTCAGACCTGCTCAGCAAGCACATTCGGCTCATAGTATGCTGTAGCCCAGAGCCCAGTGTGAGGGTGAGTGGATCGCGTGATTCCACCCCACGAGAGGGAAGGCTACGACACTTGACATCTGGCACTCGGAGaccagaggaggggcagagatgcTAGTAGCCTGGAACGCTGAGGAGTATCTTCAGGGCAGAAATGCTGAAGCCCTCAGCCAGTCTGGACACAGAAATTTGCCCCATGGGACCTGTTCCCAGAGAGAACTGTAGCTCTGGATTCCTGTGTTCACAATCAAGCCAGAGAATAAGACCCTTGAAAATGCATTTGTGATTAAATTTTTAGGAGCAAATAAACCTGAGGTGATTTGGGAACTAGTCACTGACATTCTATGGAGTCTCCGCTCACTCATCAcctggcaggatcgggcccacaGCACACGGCACCTCTCAAAATGGGAGCCCTGGAGAAACCCTGACTTGGTGCATCAGGGTTTTAACACTCCAAGTTCACTTTGAGTGTCAGGTTTCTGTGGAGGTTGAATAACCCACCATGAAGCATGGGCAGATGTAAGGGAGGGGTTCCTGAGCTACCGTGCAGTGCCTGCCCTCTAGCCCCATCTCAGCGTCACCCCAACGGTCCAGATGAGTCCTTGGCCACTGCACAGAAAATCTGCAAAAgaaacagcttccagcctttccccttcactttgcATTTTAAAGAGAGTGAAACCTGCCAACGTACCCAATTCCTGCTAGAAGGGGAGCCGCTGACACCAGGACCAGCCACTGGAGAGGTAGCACTGGCCGCAGGCAGTCTCTGCTCAGACAGGGCGGCAGGTGTCTTTATGAAGCGTGCCTGAATATTCCCTTGGGGCCACCTGGCCATCAGGGAACCTCAGCTGCTCGGCTTCGTGTGCACCAGCTTTAACCGCCATCACAGCCAATGGCAAACGGCAGGAGGCCAAATCACAGGGGACGTGTGGTGATGCTGCCCAAATGGGCTGTAGCACAagccctgctgcaggctctgctcCTGGAGTCTGGGCTTTTCATCACTGCTCCTATGGCTCTGATTAATCCTACGGCCACCTCGAGAGTCACTGAGTGGTGACAATGATGATGTCATAGCTGTGATcttgctgaaataaaattaataataataataacaataataataacataGGGCTAGATTTCTCCCCAGCAACCCCCTTTCCTTTATTACAAACCCAGGGTGCAGGCCAGGGAAGGGAGATTCTACAAGCCTCCCTACATGGAAATGTCCCTCGGATCGTTTTGGGGGGGggtccccttcccttctccctgaggaATGAAAAGGGGGACCCAATACCCAGGGATCCCCAAAGTTAGGCATAGATCTCAGTGATCCACTGGTAGCTAGGCCCCCCACCCACAATCTCTGGGCCTCCACAACTGTTCTAGGACCCTCTACAGCTCTCTGCTAGCACAGGCTAATCAGAGATGTGCTGCCAGGGCCTGTCACAGTAACCACTGCCCACAGGATCTACTCGGGGTGTTGTACAGGGTGGAGGGGGTTGTACAGGGTGGAgggggctgcacagagatgggagggcTGGTTAGAGTAGCTGCTGGGCACAGTACCCAGCCATAGACTGCTCGGGAGGTTTTGACATTTCCATACCCAGAGTGCAGCCAGAGACTCCGTCAGTGCAAACTTCATCTACGTTATGAGGAAGAGGCAGATGAAAAGCCTCCAATTTCTCTTGGGgatccaggcagctgcagctgggcagcaTCTTGGGAGCTGAGCTTACAGAGAAAATTGGTCGTCCATTTTCTATGACGACTCACCCCAAAACATGGATGAAAAGCAAACATTTGAGTTTGCGTCATAATTTTGCATGGGGGAAAACACTCTGTTTTCCAGCTCAGCTCTAGCTCAAACCATGAGCCTCCGTGCCAGGTGCTACAGGACCACACCCCTACGTGGAATCACTAGCCCCTCATCGGTCTCCCACACTCAGCAGCCCCGGGACATCTCGTAGCATGGCTATGCCAGCAACATAACAGAGGGTGGCCCTGGAAATGGTTTGTCTGCAGCAGCTCATGCATCAGTGGCACAAATGCAGAACATAACaaaggccatattgggtcagaccaattgtccacaAACGAAGGCACTGAGGGTTGGTTAGTGGACATTGGTGGTCACAcagtccagcactgacagagacGCTCTTTCCCTCGGCACTGGGATACAGAGGCCCCTGTTGTAAGGAACAGTAGTATACCACAGAGAGCCCACAGCGATGGGCTCGCATGGTCACTGGGTACCTGAGGCACAGCTCAGAGGGGCTCTCCTCATATTTAGGCATAAGACATGCACATGCAGTTAAGCAAGGCCATCCACATTTTTAATAGAAAGGGGCATGATCAAAGCTCACCTTCAAATGCCTGCTCCGAGCTCTCTCTTGGACccaaacaaccccctcccccacattcagCTCCCCCCAAACTTGGTGATGTTGGAAATTTGGACGCAGGGTGTGAGGTCTATCACCAGCACTAGAGAGGCTCTCAGTGCTCATAGAGTGGGTGAGGGTCAGGATCAGACTGAGGAGTAGCCCAGCAGGGCTCTGGTCGGCTAGGCACCACTCTCCAGATCCTTCGCTCTCTGAAATCACATCCTGATTCCCCCTCTTGCTGCCAAAGAATGCTGTGCTAATGACAGGTCTCAGCACCAAGGGGTGTTGGGAAGGTTCAGGGTCTCCACCCAGTACCCCAAAGCACCTCTATGAGGCATACAGAGTTGAAAtctctctactccatgctgattaggcctcagctggagtattgtgtccagttccaggtgccgcatttcaggaaagaggtggacaaattggagaaagtccagagaagagcaacaaaaatgattaaagatctagaaaacctctgagggaagatggaaagaagtgggtttgtttagtcaggaaaggagaagactgagaggggacataagagttttgaagtacctaaaaggttgttacaaggaggggggTGAAAAATTGTCCTCTTCAACCTGTGataataggacaagaagcaatgggcttaaattgcagcaagggaggtttaggttgcacattaggaaaaacttcctaactgtcggAGTGGtcaaccactggaataaattgcctagggaggttgtggaatctccatcattggagatttttaagagcatgttggacaaacacctgtcagggatgctccaGATGGTGCTtggtcttgccatgagtgcaggggactggactcgatgacctctcgaggtcccttccagtcctatgattctgtgaaaatggGTGAATGTGATCCAGAGGGATATAGGTCTGGAAGTGACCTCATGGCTCCATGAGCCCGGTCCCTGCTATGGCAGGTGACCCTGGCATATTGCCTACTTTATGCACCTGTCAAGCTCCACGTTAAAACCAGCTGGGTTGTTGGCCCCACACTGCTGCTTTTGggcagctgttccagaacctccctccaCGCATGGTCAGAaacctccttctcctctccagcCTCAGTTTGCTCCTGGCCAGTTTCTCCCCATTTCTTCTTGGGCCAACACTGACCTTTAGCTTCAGGAGCTCGGCTCCCCCCTTGATTTTTACTCCCCTGGTGTATTTATAGAGCAATCCGATCCCTGCTCAGCCTGCCTTGTGTTAGGCTAAAGCAGCcaagctctttcagtctcctgATCAGCCAGGCCCTCCATTGCCCTGACGATCCTAGCAGCCGTTCTCTGCCCCTGTTCCAGCCTGAATTCTTCTTTCTAGCATAGGAGTGAGCAGAATTTTACACAGTTTGCCAGAGgaggtctcaccagggccttgtaTAGTGATATTCATAATTCTCTATCTTGCCTAACACATTCTAGGACCTCATGCCTCTTGTTCAAAGCCGCATCACATCCGTGACTCACAGTCATCCTGGGACTGACTAATACACCCAtgtctttcttctcctctctcgTTTCCAACATACccttggctgtataaacaggTGTGTAGTGACTAGAACGAGGGAGGTGATCTCAGGTCTCTATATGACATTGTTGAGACCAGGGCTGGAATACTGCACACCGGTCTGGTGCCTAGATTGAAAAATTGGAGTGGGtggagaaaagagccacaaaaaatgACTGAAGGGCTGGAGCAAATGCCGGACAGTGGAGACTTCAAGGGCTGAGACTGCTTAGCTTACTAAAAGTAAGGCGCAGAGCTGACTTGATAACCGTGTACAAGCACACTTTAGATGAACGCAAGTGATGAGTTAGTCAGACAAGGTCACTGGGTTCAAGACAGgggtaaatgggtgaaattctccagcctgtgatatagaggaggtcagactagatcagtggttctcaaactttttgattGCGCCCCCATGTCTTTGTGTCTGTAAGAGGGtagcgcccccccgccccccgccgacCACCACCACACAAATACATATAGTGATACATGTGGGGGCGGGGCTCCACTTGAAtcagttgtgggttttttctgtTGCATGAATGATCCAATGATCcactgtaataagagcaaaaCAAAACTGTGATTGTGGTCCCTGCTTCCAGTGAAATACGCACACTGTGCCATAGCAAACGGATTCACATACAGATGGCACCGACTTTCTATCATGCTGTGCAAAcctaacagaaatctgtcaaaatACACAGCACCGCGTAGAATCAAACGCACAGTGCCATCTGAGGACTGGATCTGACTGGAGGAATTAGCGTGGCTAGTTactcattgctgtgggtaaaatgtgcagTCAGGTTTTTCCCCGAAAGCTTCTCATGCCCCCCACACCGGAATACATTCTGCACACCCCAGAGAGGCCCAGCCCCCAGTGTGAGaacctctggactagatgatgtaacggctctttctggccttaaattctatgactctatgaatcaTTGTCTTGAGTGGATAGTTATGTTGGATCCAATTTGAACAAGTTGCTACTTTGAATGCTGACAGGCACTCAGCCAGGAGAGACGCTGGCCAAGAAGAATCTGGATTGTCAAAGTAAAACCAGGAGATATGGTCTTTGTTCTCTAAACCAGGTCCTTTCCTGTCTTGGGGGGAACTCACAACTGTCCCACTCTTCCAGCTGGGAACAACACCCCGTCTATATAAAATGCTTATCACCAAGCAGGTCCAATTGGACACCTCAGTCTCTTCCCTTCGGGTGTTTGTGACCAGAGCTACACAGTCACCCCCAGCTTCTTTAAAAGTAGTAGATTTATTGGCAAATCTCACAAAGCATTCGAGAAAATGGTTTGAAAATACCAGGCAGCTGTCACATGTCTACACTCAGCTATCTCACGTCTCACTACAAGCTAAGCGAGACAGGCTTTGCTCTGGAGATAGAGGAACAGAACTGGCCCAACTTACTTTCTTTTCGGATGCCAAGGAGCTCTTGGGACCCAGCCTAGTTTCCCTGTGTCCCTGAGAGCATCTTCCcatctgtttacccctttcttgTGGAAGCAGCCTTTGCTGAAACCAGTGTGAGCCTGGGTCCAGTCACAGGAGTGCTCAGCCATGTCCATGTTACAGGGCCTAGGTGTGAAGCTCACCTTTGCCCTCAGATTGCTGCCGCAGACATCAAGGGGCTAAACTCATGGGGCTTCCCAGAAACCCGCTGTCCAAGGAGGCTGTGATAAGAAGCCTTTTATAGATCGGTGTCAGAGGTGGAACCCTGACCTAGCCCTGATCTTAGGGTCTCTGAGTATCTGAGCCCTTTGAATGTATTTATGCTCCCGTCAccgctgtgaggcagggcagggctattatccacctgtgcagaggctcagagacagccaatggcttgcccacggtcacacatcTCAGGGAATCAAACCCAACTCTCCTGAGTCACAGAGCCGTGCCCAGACCACAGGACCAGCCTTCCAGCCGTCTGAGCAGTGACAGGCCTGGCTGGATTGTCTGCTGTGCCAGAAGAGCTCCCCCCTGCGCTGCAGAGAGCATGGAGAGCAAGGAGCCAGGTACAGTGGTTTGACTCGTTGGCCTGTTCTCCCCCTGAGCGGAGTTTAGGGCAGCCTGGAGGCTGGGCTGGCCTCCGCCCTTTAGTATCGGCTTCCAAGAGCACAGCCCACTCTGGCCAAGTCCCTGTAGACAGGGGCCACCCCAGAGTGTCCCCTTGGGGCCTGAGGTAGCCCTGCTCTACCTTTCCCTCTAAGATCCTTGCAATGACTTATGCTCAGCCTAGGATACTTAAAAAAGGAGCCCCCTTTCTGGGGTTGCATTAATTCAGTCTTCTCCAAAACTCAAGGTCTCCTAACCCCCAGGTCCTTAGCTCACGAGCCCCCCACCACCTTGCTAGCTGGGGCCAGCATTGGTTCAAACGTCCCACATCCCTATTCCTCTTTTTCccctgaagccccgccccctgtcccatctcttcccactaagccctgccccctgctcctccacttCCCCTGATGCTCTGCTTCCCAGCCTGCCCAGAGtcgggccatggtaagagctgtcCCAGGAGCACAGGTTGTTGTGGGGAACCCTGGACTCTCCACTTTCCCTGGGTTGTACATCCTGGGGGGGGAGGCATCAAatgtggagggtctggggctcctcaCAGTGGCTGTGGctctctgggcagctcttaccacagcctggctctggcttccagcctggagACAGGGCAAAGGGAGGGACCTCCAGGGAAGAGGATCCAGGATGAAATAGGTGGCTGTGTTTTTTGTCTCCCGTGCCTCCAGCCCTGGAGACGGGTGATGAACTGACCCTTCACTTGACAAATGCCCTGATTATCCTCTCACGAAGATGTTTGCTTTTCACGCTGTACACAATTGGATTTATCAGAGGTGGGACCAGCAAGTAGACATAGCCCAGGACTGTTTGAAGCAAGTGAGAAGAGCTATTCCCGAATCTGTGTGTCACAGCCAGGCCAATGTCTGGTGTGTAGAAGACCAGGACGGCGCAGAGGTGGGAGACGCAAGTGTTCAGGGCCCTGAGGCACTCCGTGTGGGATGCGATGCTCAGCACTGTTTTgaggatcatcacataagagaggaagatgagcagCGAGTCCAACCCCACTGTTAAGAGTGTAGTACACAAGCCATAGATGCTGTTGACTGTGATATCCGAACAAGCCATCTTCATGACCTCCTGATGCACAcagtaggaatgggagaggacGTTGTCTCGACAGTATTGGAACCGTTTAAGGAGAAAGGGAAGTGGGAATATTACAGCCACCCCTCTTAACATAAAAGCCAGTCCCATTTTGGCTATTCTCGGTGGAGTTAGGATGGCAGCATAtctcagtgggttacagattgcgATGAAGCGGTCAAAGGCCATCAACAAGAGAATGGAGGATTCAAATTTTGCAAGCGAGTGGATGAAGAAGAGCTGGGCAAAGCAGGCATCGAAGCTGATCTCCCTGGATTTGAACAAATATATGCCCAGTATCGTCGGTATGGTGACTATCGATAAGCCAAGGTCTGTGAtggccaacatggaaaggaaaatgtacatgggctcatggaggcttggatctgtttttataatgaacagaataACTGAATTTCCTGCTATGGAAATAACGTACATGaagcagaaggggatagagatccACAGATAGACgtcttcctgcccaggtatcccggTGAGAAAGAACACTGCAGAGTTCAAATTGGTGtcattgacagctgacataaTGTACTGGGCAGGTCCGAGGAGTTCTGAACTTTTcttcctgaaaggaaaaagaacaggaaatTAGATAATATTTAGCAAGACATCTTTCTGCTCTCAGTGCAAGTCTAGAGACTCCCAGGAGTTCAATGAAGATCAGCAAAAGCATATCCTTGGATCCAAGGATAGGAAGGTAggcactgccagactggatcagacctgtagtccatctagccccctatccagtggccagttccagatgctgcagaggaaggtggtaGAAGCTCTGCAATAGGCAGCTATGAATGACCTGCTCCTAGGGAAAGTTTCCCCCTGACACCCACTAGTTAGACATAGTTTGTGGTGTGAATCAAGAAAGTGTATAGCCCTTCCAAGACTCTTCTTTAAAAAATCCTCACGACTGTAATTGGATTTTCTGATTACACATATAAACATCCCCTCCCTCTTTGgatcctgctaaactcttggccCCTTTGATATCTTGTGGCTGGGAGTTCCGCAGGCTATGTGAGCATTGTGTGATTTTACAATTGTGACCTTCCCACAGACACCCTTTCTGGCCCTCCACTTCTGAGCGGGGCCCATTGTACCATGACAGGTGTATAAACACATGGCAAGTGCATGGTGAAAACAGTCATTGCATTTATCTGTCCTGCACTGAAGCTATTTATAAATGTGCTTCTTTgcatcattatatatatattctttataatataatataatataatataatataatataatattatatatatatatattctttattTGTTCCACTCTGAGAGTTCAAATTATGCCAATGCATGTTTGCAGTACATGGGATAAATTCTTAGGTCCAGGTTCTTAATTCAATAAAATTGACTTCAATcgcattactccagatttacatgtgTAATTTTGATCAGAACTGGGTTCTATTAACTTTCCCTTAACTTAGGTTCCCATTAATACACTCTGACCCCCAAGAATCCCTCCACGGGAAGCTGGAGTGCGTGGCCTGGCCAATGTTGCCTGACTCCAGAGAGTATGATCATCCTACAAGCTTCCCTTCATCCGCACGGGACCGGCATCCTCTTCTCATCCAAATGTCTGTAGATATTTTTTGGTAAGTTACAGGTTAACACAGACAGTTACTTcagcagggcagaggaggggatgGTGTCCCAAATGGGTGAATATGCAAACATTGGGTTTACACTAATATCCAGTT carries:
- the LOC119565185 gene encoding olfactory receptor 51G2-like yields the protein MSAVNDTNLNSAVFFLTGIPGQEDVYLWISIPFCFMYVISIAGNSVILFIIKTDPSLHEPMYIFLSMLAITDLGLSIVTIPTILGIYLFKSREISFDACFAQLFFIHSLAKFESSILLLMAFDRFIAICNPLRYAAILTPPRIAKMGLAFMLRGVAVIFPLPFLLKRFQYCRDNVLSHSYCVHQEVMKMACSDITVNSIYGLCTTLLTVGLDSLLIFLSYVMILKTVLSIASHTECLRALNTCVSHLCAVLVFYTPDIGLAVTHRFGNSSSHLLQTVLGYVYLLVPPLINPIVYSVKSKHLRERIIRAFVK